ACCTATATTCCATTCTTATCCGCCGGAATCAGGCAGGCCAGAAAATATTGATTTGGCTGATACTTTAGTAGCAAAAAAAGCACACAATCCCCGCAGCATAAAACTGCAGGGATTGTGTGCTTTTATTTCATTACTGAATTATTCTACCGTTACGCTCTTGGCCAGGTTTCTCGGTTTATCTACGTCGCAGCCACGGGTAATGGCGGCATAGTAGGCGAGAAGCTGCAGCGGGATAACGGCCAGCAGCGGTGCCAGATACTTGTGGGCATCCGGGATATAAATGGCATGGTCCACATAGTTGCGAATCTGGTCGTCGCCCTTCATGGCAATCCCGATGACCACCGCATCGCGGGCTTTGACTTCCTTGATGTTGCTGAGCATTTTTTCATACACATCCGGCTGTGTCGCCAGCGCAATGACCGGTACGCCTTCGATAATCAGCGCCAGGGTGCCGTGCTTCAGTTCACCGGCCGCATAGGCTTCAGCGTGGATATATGATATTTCCTTAAGTTTCAGGGAACCTTCCAGCGCCACACAATAGTCCAGGGCACGGCCGATAAAGAATACATCTTCGTTAAAACCGTACTGCTGGGCAAAGGTTTTGATCGGCTCCACATCCTCGAGGATTTCATGGGCCTGGGCCGGCAGCTCGCGCAACCCCTGAATCAGTTCCTTCACCTGTGCCGCCGCCAGGGTTTCGCGTAAAGCAGCGATATAGATGGACAGCATGCACAAGGTTACCAACTGGGTGGTATAGGCTTTCGTGGAAGCCACGGCAATTTCCGGACCGGCCCAAGTGTAGATCACATGATCGGCCTCACGGGCAATGGAAGAACCGACAACATTGGTAATAGCCAGTGTTTTGGCACCCAGCCGTTTGGCTTCTTTCAAACCGGCCAGCGTATCCAGCGTTTCACCGGACTGACTGATGACAATAACCAGTGTTTTGTCATCCACCAGCGGTGAACGGTAGCGGAACTCAGAGGCCACATCGACCTCGACCGGAATACGTGCCAGGTTTTCCAGATAGTATTTGCCGACAATGCCGGCATGATAGGCCGTACCGCAGGCAACAATAGCAATCTTGTTAATACCGGCCACTTCTTCCGGTGTCCATTTCAGCTCGTCAAAGATAATGTGGCTATCGTCTTTTGCCAGGCGTCCCGACATGGTTTCGCGTACAGCTTTCGGCTGTTCATATATTTCCTTAATCATGAAATGTTCGTAGCCGCCCTTCTCGGCTGCTTCGGCATCCCAGTTGACTTCAAATACTTTCTTGGTAATCGGCACACCCTGACGGTTCATGACCCATACCGAGTCCTTAGTCACAATGGCCATTTCACCGTCGCTCAGGATATAGGTCTTGCGGGTACGGCTGATGATGGCCGGGATATCGGAGGCCACAAAATTCTCCCCGTTGCCGAGACCAATAACCAGCGGATTATCCTGCTTGGTGCAGATAATCTTGTCCGGTTCATGTTCCGTCATGAATACCAGCGCATAGGAGCCTTCAATCTCGGTCAGAACTTTCCGTACGGCGGCTTCAAAATCGCCCTCATAGTATTCTTCCACCAGATGAGCCACCACCTCGGTGTCGGTTTCCGAGCTAAACACATGACCCTTGGCGATCAGCTTCTCTTTGAGGTGCAGGTAGTTCTCGATAATCCCGTTGTGAACCACCACGAATTTTCCCGAGCAATCGGTGTGGGGATGGGAATTTACATCGGAAGGACGCCCATGCGTCGCCCAACGGGTATGCCCAATGCCGATGCAACCGATAGGAGAATCACTTTCTACTTTCTTCTTGAGGACGCCTAACCGGCCAACACTTTTTTCCACATTGATTTCCTTACCGTCAAATACCGCAATACCGGCCGAATCATAACCGCGATACTCCAGCTTGGTCAACCCTTCAATCAAAAAAGGTGCCGCCTGTTTAGGGCCTATATATCCAACAATACCACACATGTATATTTATCCTCCTACATACGCAAATAGACATAATAATTATATTCAGTTGTCCCTGCACGAATCTTTTTGTCCCACAAGTTGCCTTATGGTTTTGTAGATTACATAACGACCTGCAGTGGCCGAGAGGCATCCGCTGACAATATCGATAAACCTCTACCTCGTCTGCTTGCCTGATCATTTCCGCATCTTCGGCAAGCACCAGCGCTCTTGTTTAGTTTTAACCAAATGACTTTACACTATCCATATCTCACCTCCCCTTATCAATGTATATGCAAAGGAGCACCGCAGTGCTCCTTTGCATATACATTGTAATATAATTTTCCTCGGCGGTCAACCAATACCCACCGACCATTCCGGGATATCAGCCTTGTTCTTTCTTCACTACGTCGGCAATCTGTTTTACAATCCGTTCCAGCTCAGGCAAAGCCGGTCCTTCGGCCATAACCCGGATCAGAGGCTCCGTACCGGAGGGTCGAACCAAAATCCGTCCGTCTTCGCCCAGCTCCTGCTCACCGGCAGCAATGGCATCGGCGATTCTGGTGTTGTCCTGCCAGCCGTCCTTGGTGCCTACCCGGATATTGACCAGCATCTGTGGGAACCGGGTCATCACCTTAGCCAGTTCAGACATCTTCTTGCCGCTTTCCGTCAGGGCACTGATCAGTTGCAGCGCCGTCAGCACACCGTCACCGGTGGTGCTGTGATCACCGAAAATAATGTGGCCCGACTGTTCGCCGCCTAATGCATAGCAATATTCGCGCATGGTTTCCAGCACATAGCGGTCGCCCACCTGGGTGATCAGTACCTTGCCGCCTGCCTTTTTGATGGCCTGGTGCAGGCCGATGTTGCTCATGACTGTAGCCACCAGCGTATTGTCCTTCAGCTTGCCTTGTCTCATCAGCTTTAGTGCACAGATAACCATCATCTGGTCACCGTCCACCAGGGTACCGGTCTCATCCACAGCCAGACAGCGGTCGGCATCACCGTCATGGGCGATCCCCAGATCGGCCTGCTGCTCTCTGACTGCCTGCTGCAGTCCTTCCATATGAGTTGAACCGCAGTTGGCGTTAATATTGGTTCCGTTCGGTTTATTGTGCAGCACAACAACCTGCGCTCCCAACCGTTTCAGAGCGACCGGCGCCACCTCATAGGCAGCTCCCTCAGCACAGTCAAGCACGATTTTCAGACCGTCAAAGCGGCAATCGACCGTACTTACCACATAATCAATATATTCTTTAATCAAGTCGTGATGGTGCAGGATAGTACCAATCGCCTCACCCGTCGGGCGCGGCATGGTATCGGCTTCGGCCAGCACCAGCTCTTCCAGCTTTTCCTCGACAGCATCAGGCAGTTTATAACCGGTGCCGGCAAAGAACTTAATGCCGTTATCGGGATAGGGATTGTGTGAGGCAGAAATAACGACTCCCGCCTGACCGCCGTGTTTGCTGGTCAGATAGGCTACCGCCGGTGTCGGCACAACGCCCAGCAGTACCGCTTTGCCGCCGGCCGAACAAATTCCCGCTGCCAGGGCCGCTTCCAGCATCTGCCCGGAAATACGGGTATCCCGGCCGATATAGAAAACAGGCGAACTATGTTCCTGCCCGAAAAGTGTCGTGGCCGCCCGCCCCAGTTTAAAGGCCAGCTCTGCCGTAAGCTGCGTATTGGCAACCCCGCGCACACCGTCTGTTCCAAAAAGTTTCCCCATAAATGATGATTCTCCCTTCCTGCACTTTACCGTGATGTATATTTTCTGATGACCGCGGCTGCCGCATGCAGCCCGTCCAAAGCAGCGCTCATAATCCCGCCCGCATAGCCGGCACCTTCCCCAATAGGGTACAAACCGACCACACTGGCAGACAGATAATTTTCGTCCCGTTTCAGCCGCACCGGCGCCGACGTTCTGGTCTCCACGCCGGTCATAACCGCGCCGGGCTGAGCAAAGCCCCTGATCTTCCGGTCAAAATCCGGCAGAGCCTGAGCCAGCGTAGCGGTGACAAAATCGGGCAGGCATTTCCTAAGTTCCGCATCCCTGACCCCGGGCCGGTAGCTGGGTGCTGTCAGATAGGCCGCCGGCGCCATACCGGTCAGGAAATGTCCCACCGTTTGGACAGGAGCCTGATAATTAGCCCCGCCACACTGAAAAGCCAACTGCTCATAGTGGCGCTGAAAGGCAATCCCACTCAATACTTCGCCGCCGCAATCCTCCGGATTGACATTGACCACCAGAGCACTGTTGGCAATCCCCGAAGCACGGCTGTAATGGCTCATGCCGTTAGTGACCACACCGCTCTCTTCTGAGGCGGCAGCCACCACCAACCCGCCGGGGCACATGCAAAACGAATAGGCTGTACGTCCTATGGCCTTGTGGTGATACACCAAGGCATAGTCGGCCGCCCCCAGGGCCGGATGCCCGGCCATAGGCCCATACTGGGCCTGATCGATCAGCGACTGGGGATGTTCAATACGCACGCCGATAGCAAACGGTTTTGCCTCCATAGCCACGCCCTTGCCATACAGCATATGATACGTGTCGCGAGCACTGTGACCGATGCCAAACAACGCTACCGAACAGGGAATCAGGCGGGTTTCATTCACCACCAGCCCCTCCAGACAACCGTCTTTGATTACCAGGTCAGTGACACAGGCGCCAAACTCGACCTCGCCGCCCAGCGCGATAATGCGTTGGCGGATACGCTTCACCATCTGCCGCAGCTTGTCTGTCCCGATATGGGGCTTATGAAGATAGCGAATCTCCGGGTCCGCTCCGGCTTCAACAAAAATATCGAGTACTTCCCGCATATACGGGTCCTGTACCCGGGTCGTCAGTTTTCCGTCGGAAAATGTGCCGGCCCCGCCTTCGCCAAACTGTACATTAGATAGCCCGTTAAACTGGCCGGTTTGCCAGAAATGAGCCACATCGCGGGTACGGGTTTCCACATCCTGCCCCCGTTCCAGGACCAGCGGACGGTAACCGTATTCGGCTAAGGTCAGCGCCGCCAGCATACCGGCCGGTCCCAGTCCCACAACGACCGGACGGGCGGTCAGCACTTCCTGTCCCGGCACAAGCGGCGTTTTGGCCTCTTCCTGCAGCAGAGCAACGTCCTTGTCTCCCCGCAGGCGGGACAGAACCTGGCCTTCGGGCAAACGGGTTTTCACTTCCAGCGAATAGACAAAGGTAATATTGTTTTTTCTTCTGGCATCCAGCGCCCGGCGGCTAATGACCGTTTCGGTCACGGCCTCCACCGGGATTCGCAGCTTTTTCGCCGCCAGCTCGGCTAATGACCTGGTACTGTCAATGGACACCCTGAGATTGGTTATACGTAGCAAATGGTTTCAACCACCTTATACTATTATTCCATGAAAATCACGACCATCTTTGCGGTCTTTTTTGCTCACCACTTCGTTGTCGTCAACCGGTGGAGGAACCACTACACCTCATTCCTCCGCCTTGTAGCGAACAAAAAATCCTCGCAAATCTCATCACGTTTTTCAGGGGATAATAGTATTGTATTACTGTTGTGCCGGCCCCGTGAACCGGGTACCGAAGATTTGCCAAAACACATAAAAAACCGGCTGTATAGCATGTATAGCATGACTGCACCTCATCTATTATATACTATCGCCGGTTATAGGAAAAGTATGTTATTCAGTTACGGTCAATCCGCATTCAGGGAACCGCTGAATTAATTAACCTGTCAATCGAGCGACAAGTCTTCCTCAGAGCGGGCACTACAAATCAATCAGTGATTTCTTAAGGAAGTTTCGGCTTAACCGGCTCACTGTTGCGGGTTATCTCGATATGCAGGATAATGCTGCTACGAGCGGCAGTGATATTTTCACCCAGTTGCAGTTTGACTTCACGGTTGACATTTTTATCAATGCCGGACAGATTGACCGGTTCGGTATAGACCGCGTCAATTTTACCGATTTCTTTCGGATCACCGGAAATTTCCACTTTGTCCGGTTCGGTCGTAATGCTCTTCAACACAATGCCTGGCCCCAGTTCTCCCGACAGAATGGGTTTTATATCCACCGTCTTTTTCGTCATATTTTGGACCAGATTCATGTTGACCGTCACATTGGAAGGGCTTAACAGCACCCCTTCCTGCTTTTTGCTTTCCTTATTAAGCGGCGTTACCGGCACGCTGGCAGTAAAGTCAGTCGTTTGCCCCTCCACATCTACCGTAGCGACCAGCCGGTCCACCGCGTTAATCAGGCTGCGCGGCCCCTGGATGGTGATCAGATCGGTGTCGGCTGTCACCTTCCCAACAACCATACCGGGCGGCAACGAGCCGGTAAAGCGGATTTCCACAGGCATCCTTTTGCTGGAAATCGGGTCCAGCGTAATAGTCACCGTATCCGGTGTAATCTCCAGAAGCTCCAGCCCGTTAGGCAGCGTAGCGCTGACCTGGGCGGTATATTTGCCTTCGGTGGCGTTTTTCAAATCCAGATAGGCCTTCACATCCTGGGGCCGCAAACCGTAAATCAGGCTCCGTGAACCCCGGACCTTGACCTTGACCTCATCGGGAACATCCATTGCCGCCAGCGTGGTACTCAGACTGTGAATTTCCAACGGCACCTGCAAACTGGTTTCAATCGGGGGGTTTTGCTCGTTCATTACATAAATCCAAAGAACAGCGGCCATAATCAGGGCCAGTATTTTAGGAATAATATGCTTCCCTGGCATTCTATCCATTATGACGACTGCCTCCAGTTTAAATAATCGGTGATCTTAACATGTTTTTTGATGGTAAACAGCGGGCGCAAATGCTCCCGCAGACTCTCCATGTCCAGATGGCGCAGCAGCCGGCCGCCTCTGGCCAGTGAAATAATGCCCGTTTCCTCGCTGACCACGATAACTACCGCGTCGGTTTGCTCCGATATGCCGATAGCCGCCCGGTGCCGTGTTCCCAGCTCCTTGTTGAGGCTGCGGTCTTCCGTAAGCGGCAAAAGACAGCCGACGGCAATGATGCGGTCGCCGCGCAGGATTGCGGCTCCATCATGCATCGGTGTATTGGGAATAAAAATATTGATCAGAAATTCATTGGATACCAGGCCATCCACCTTAATCCCTGATTCGATGTAATCGCTTAAGCCGGTTTCCTGCTCCAGCACCAATAGCGCACCGATTTTATTTTTTGACAGTACAGCAATACCCTTGGCCATTTCGTCGACCAACAGTTCCGCTTCCTCTTCATTTAAAAAGACCCGCTTGCGAAACACATTGCCCCGCCCCAATTGCTCCAGCGCCCGCCTAAGCTCAGGCTGAAACACCACCGGCAAGGCTACCAGAAAAGCCGTCATCGTCTTTTGCATCAGCCAGTTGATAACATTGAGATCAAGCCATTTACTGACCAATGTAGCCATTAATAACACCATAAGTCCTTTAACCAGTGCCAGTGCCCGTGTGTCCTTAATCATCACGTACAGCTTATAGAGCACAACGGCTACCAGCACTATATCAACAATGTCCAGCAGACCGATTGTCGATAATATCCCCCGAATTTGCAGCAGCATACCATAAACCCCTTATTAATTATATATAAAATAAATAGTTCACTACATTATTCTACCCAGTATCAGGAAAAACCTTTAGCCAATTTTGCGAGTTTATAAAAAAATATCTCCGGCCCAGTGGTTTGCCCACTCTGAAAGCATAATTGCTTCACAGTTTTTTTTCCGCAATGCTTTGTTGTCGCCGGTTTACATATATATGATATGCGCACCTTCTCCGCCAAAACCTTGCAAAAAATTCCCGCGAATTATTTTACGCTTTCAGAACGGACAGACCACTAGCACCGGAGATATTGCTGCTAAAGAGCAACTTATCCTTTTGCTACCGTTTCGACCCAGCCAAATTTGTCCGACTCCCCACCTTGCTGCAGCCCTGTGATATAGTCAAATAACCGCTGCGCCAATTTTCCTGTCTGGTTATTATTTATCGTTATCTTATGTCCCTTCCAGGAAAGCTCGCCAACCGGCGAAATGACGGCTGCCGTACCGGAGCCGAAGACTTCCTCCAGCGTCCCCTTGGCGTGGGCTTCGTACACTTCCTCAATGGAAATCTGGCGTTCCACCGCGTTGATGCCCCAGTCCCTGAGCACCTCCAGCACCGTCCGGCGAGTAATGCCGCTTAGGATGCTGCCGTTTAAAGCCGGCGTAATCACTTCGCCGTTGATTTTGAACAGAATGTTCATGGTGCCCACTTCTTCTATATATTTACGGTGAATGGCATCCAGCCACAGCACCTGGGTAAAGCCTTCTTTCTTGGCTTCCACCTGGGCTCTCAGGCTCATGGCATAATTGGCCGGCGTTTTGGCTTCGCCCAGGCCGCCCGGCGTAGCCCGTACATATTTATCCTCCACCTTGATGCTGACCGGATTAAAGCCCGCCGCGTAGTAGGCGCCGACCGGCGACAAAATGATAAACAAACGGTAGGTATCGGATACCTTAACACCTACATACGGATCGGTGGCAATAATGAACGGCCGGATATAGAGCGAGGTGCCGCGCTTATGGGGAACCCAGTCCTTCTCGGTTTCCAGCAACTGAAACAGTCCGGCTTTCACTTCTTCCACATTAATCCGCGGAATACACAGATGATCGGCGGAACGGTTGAAGCGGTTCAGATAGTCATTCACCCGGAAGACAACAATCCGGTTATCCTCGGTCCGGAAGGCCTTGATCCCTTCAAAAATAGCCTGCCCGTAGTGCAAGGTCATGTTGGAGGGAGAAGCCTCAAACTCCTCATACGGCACAATTCTGGCCGAATGCCAGCCCTTTCCCGTCTCATAATCCATAACAAACATGTGATTGGTAAAAATCGTGCCAAACCCCAGCTGTTCTTCCGACGGTATGGTGCGCAAAATCTCTGTCATGGTTACTGGAACTGCCATTATTAAAGCCCCCTACTTATTTTTAGTTTGAGCCAGAGGCTGGTTAAAGATCCGGGGCGTACCGCCCGCTTTGGTCTTTAACCAGCCTCAATATCTTTCAGAATATGAAATTACCGCGAAGCTACTCGTTTTTATTCATTATATGTTGCCTTTTGTATA
This portion of the Propionispora hippei DSM 15287 genome encodes:
- the glmS gene encoding glutamine--fructose-6-phosphate transaminase (isomerizing), which translates into the protein MCGIVGYIGPKQAAPFLIEGLTKLEYRGYDSAGIAVFDGKEINVEKSVGRLGVLKKKVESDSPIGCIGIGHTRWATHGRPSDVNSHPHTDCSGKFVVVHNGIIENYLHLKEKLIAKGHVFSSETDTEVVAHLVEEYYEGDFEAAVRKVLTEIEGSYALVFMTEHEPDKIICTKQDNPLVIGLGNGENFVASDIPAIISRTRKTYILSDGEMAIVTKDSVWVMNRQGVPITKKVFEVNWDAEAAEKGGYEHFMIKEIYEQPKAVRETMSGRLAKDDSHIIFDELKWTPEEVAGINKIAIVACGTAYHAGIVGKYYLENLARIPVEVDVASEFRYRSPLVDDKTLVIVISQSGETLDTLAGLKEAKRLGAKTLAITNVVGSSIAREADHVIYTWAGPEIAVASTKAYTTQLVTLCMLSIYIAALRETLAAAQVKELIQGLRELPAQAHEILEDVEPIKTFAQQYGFNEDVFFIGRALDYCVALEGSLKLKEISYIHAEAYAAGELKHGTLALIIEGVPVIALATQPDVYEKMLSNIKEVKARDAVVIGIAMKGDDQIRNYVDHAIYIPDAHKYLAPLLAVIPLQLLAYYAAITRGCDVDKPRNLAKSVTVE
- the glmM gene encoding phosphoglucosamine mutase, encoding MGKLFGTDGVRGVANTQLTAELAFKLGRAATTLFGQEHSSPVFYIGRDTRISGQMLEAALAAGICSAGGKAVLLGVVPTPAVAYLTSKHGGQAGVVISASHNPYPDNGIKFFAGTGYKLPDAVEEKLEELVLAEADTMPRPTGEAIGTILHHHDLIKEYIDYVVSTVDCRFDGLKIVLDCAEGAAYEVAPVALKRLGAQVVVLHNKPNGTNINANCGSTHMEGLQQAVREQQADLGIAHDGDADRCLAVDETGTLVDGDQMMVICALKLMRQGKLKDNTLVATVMSNIGLHQAIKKAGGKVLITQVGDRYVLETMREYCYALGGEQSGHIIFGDHSTTGDGVLTALQLISALTESGKKMSELAKVMTRFPQMLVNIRVGTKDGWQDNTRIADAIAAGEQELGEDGRILVRPSGTEPLIRVMAEGPALPELERIVKQIADVVKKEQG
- a CDS encoding NAD(P)/FAD-dependent oxidoreductase, with amino-acid sequence MLRITNLRVSIDSTRSLAELAAKKLRIPVEAVTETVISRRALDARRKNNITFVYSLEVKTRLPEGQVLSRLRGDKDVALLQEEAKTPLVPGQEVLTARPVVVGLGPAGMLAALTLAEYGYRPLVLERGQDVETRTRDVAHFWQTGQFNGLSNVQFGEGGAGTFSDGKLTTRVQDPYMREVLDIFVEAGADPEIRYLHKPHIGTDKLRQMVKRIRQRIIALGGEVEFGACVTDLVIKDGCLEGLVVNETRLIPCSVALFGIGHSARDTYHMLYGKGVAMEAKPFAIGVRIEHPQSLIDQAQYGPMAGHPALGAADYALVYHHKAIGRTAYSFCMCPGGLVVAAASEESGVVTNGMSHYSRASGIANSALVVNVNPEDCGGEVLSGIAFQRHYEQLAFQCGGANYQAPVQTVGHFLTGMAPAAYLTAPSYRPGVRDAELRKCLPDFVTATLAQALPDFDRKIRGFAQPGAVMTGVETRTSAPVRLKRDENYLSASVVGLYPIGEGAGYAGGIMSAALDGLHAAAAVIRKYTSR
- a CDS encoding CdaR family protein — its product is MDRMPGKHIIPKILALIMAAVLWIYVMNEQNPPIETSLQVPLEIHSLSTTLAAMDVPDEVKVKVRGSRSLIYGLRPQDVKAYLDLKNATEGKYTAQVSATLPNGLELLEITPDTVTITLDPISSKRMPVEIRFTGSLPPGMVVGKVTADTDLITIQGPRSLINAVDRLVATVDVEGQTTDFTASVPVTPLNKESKKQEGVLLSPSNVTVNMNLVQNMTKKTVDIKPILSGELGPGIVLKSITTEPDKVEISGDPKEIGKIDAVYTEPVNLSGIDKNVNREVKLQLGENITAARSSIILHIEITRNSEPVKPKLP
- the cdaA gene encoding diadenylate cyclase CdaA, which translates into the protein MLLQIRGILSTIGLLDIVDIVLVAVVLYKLYVMIKDTRALALVKGLMVLLMATLVSKWLDLNVINWLMQKTMTAFLVALPVVFQPELRRALEQLGRGNVFRKRVFLNEEEAELLVDEMAKGIAVLSKNKIGALLVLEQETGLSDYIESGIKVDGLVSNEFLINIFIPNTPMHDGAAILRGDRIIAVGCLLPLTEDRSLNKELGTRHRAAIGISEQTDAVVIVVSEETGIISLARGGRLLRHLDMESLREHLRPLFTIKKHVKITDYLNWRQSS
- a CDS encoding branched-chain amino acid aminotransferase, with protein sequence MAVPVTMTEILRTIPSEEQLGFGTIFTNHMFVMDYETGKGWHSARIVPYEEFEASPSNMTLHYGQAIFEGIKAFRTEDNRIVVFRVNDYLNRFNRSADHLCIPRINVEEVKAGLFQLLETEKDWVPHKRGTSLYIRPFIIATDPYVGVKVSDTYRLFIILSPVGAYYAAGFNPVSIKVEDKYVRATPGGLGEAKTPANYAMSLRAQVEAKKEGFTQVLWLDAIHRKYIEEVGTMNILFKINGEVITPALNGSILSGITRRTVLEVLRDWGINAVERQISIEEVYEAHAKGTLEEVFGSGTAAVISPVGELSWKGHKITINNNQTGKLAQRLFDYITGLQQGGESDKFGWVETVAKG